Proteins from one Juglans microcarpa x Juglans regia isolate MS1-56 chromosome 6S, Jm3101_v1.0, whole genome shotgun sequence genomic window:
- the LOC121237047 gene encoding ras-related protein RABH1b-like: protein MAPVSALAKYKLVFLGDQSVGKTSIITRFMYDKFDNTYQATIGIDFLSKTMYLEDRTVRLQLSDTAGQERFRSLIPSYIRDSSVAVIVYDVASRQTFLNTSKWIEEVRTERGSDVIIVLVGNKTDLVEKRQVSIEEGEAKARELNVMFIETSAKAGFNIKALFRKIAAALPGMETLSSTKQEDMVDVNLRSTGGGASQSQPQSSGCYC, encoded by the exons ATGGCACCAGTGTCAGCTCTAGCAAAGTACAAACTGGTGTTCTTGGGGGACCAGTCAGTGGGCAAGACCAGCATCATCACCCGCTTCATGTACGACAAGTTCGACAACACCTATCAG GCTACAATTGGTATTGATTTTCTATCAAAAACTATGTATCTTGAGGACCGAACTGTTCGGCTGCAATTATC GGATACCGCTGGACAGGAAAGATTCAGAAGTCTCATTCCAAGCTACATTAGGGATTCATCTGTTGCGGTTATAGTGTATGATGTTGCGA GCCGGCAAACTTTCCTAAACACTTCAAAGTGGATTGAAGAGGTGCGCACTGAGAGGGGCAGTGATGTCATCATTGTCCTTGTTGGGAACAAAACCGACCTTGTGGAGAAGAG GCAAGTTTCGATAGAGGAAGGAGAAGCCAAAGCTCGTGAGCTAAATGTCATGTTTATTGAAACCAGCGCAAAAGCTGGCTTCAACATAAAG GCACTGTTTCGGAAAATTGCTGCTGCCTTACCGGGAATGGAGACACTCTCTTCAACAAAGCAAGAAGACATGGTTGATGTGAACCTGAGGTCTACTGGTGGTGGTGCATCACAGTCCCAGCCCCAGTCAAGTGGATGCTATTGTTGA
- the LOC121237048 gene encoding ras-related protein RABH1b-like: MAPVSALAKYKLVFLGDQSVGKTSIITRFMYDKFDNTYQATIGIDFLSKTMYLEDRTVRLQLWDTAGQERFRSLIPSYIRDSSVAVIVYDVASRQTFLNTSKWIEEVRTERGSDVIIVVVGNKTDLVEKRQVSIEEGEAKARELNVMFIETSAKAGFNIKALFRKIAAALPGMETLSSTKQEDMVDVNLRSTGGGASQSQPQSSGCYC; encoded by the exons ATGGCACCAGTGTCAGCTCTAGCAAAGTACAAGCTGGTGTTTTTGGGGGACCAGTCAGTGGGTAAAACCAGCATCATCACCCGCTTCATGTACGACAAGTTCGACAACACCTATCAG GCTACAATAGGTATTGATTTTCTATCAAAAACTATGTATCTTGAAGATCGAACTGTTCGGCTGCAGTTGTG GGATACTGCTGGACAGGAAAGATTCAGAAGTCTCATTCCAAGCTACATTAGGGATTCATCTGTTGCTGTCATTGTGTATGATGTTGCTA GCCGGCAAACTTTCCTAAACACTTCAAAGTGGATAGAAGAGGTTCGCACTGAGAGGGGCAGCGATGTCATCATTGTCGTTGTTGGGAACAAAACCGACCTTGTGGAGAAGAG GCAAGTTTCCATAGAGGAAGGAGAAGCCAAAGCTCGTGAGCTAAATGTCATGTTTATTGAAACCAGCGCAAAAGCTGGCTTTAATATAAAG GCATTGTTTCGGAAAATTGCTGCTGCCTTACCGGGAATGGAGACACTCTCTTCAACGAAGCAAGAAGACATGGTTGATGTGAACCTGAGGTCTACTGGTGGTGGTGCATCACAGTCCCAGCCCCAGTCAAGTGGATGCTATTGTTGA
- the LOC121237049 gene encoding probable purine permease 11 → MEVALELQRETLGDDQEQSSHEGTSFTKLLLQLPRLKHYKWWLRVATYTLFLLAGQSTATLLGRLYYDEGGNSKWMATFVQSAGFPILVPLLFLFSPSIASTSTTSSTISSATATPPPLSRLTLLYLAFGLLLAGDNMMYSYGLLYLPVSTYSLLCATQLAFNAIFSFFLNSQKFTPFIFNSLVLVTMSASLLAVNADSENTDAGVPKGKYVIGFLCTLGASATFSLYLSLVQLSFQRVIKRETFSAVLNMQIYPSLVATCVCVVGLFASGDWKVLGTEMKEYGKGRVSYLMTLIWTAVTWQISSVGMLGLIVEVSSLFSNVIGTLALPVVPILAVIFFHDKLDGMKVMALLLAIWGFLSYIYQHYLDDSKSKANKTANGEPSGAVIEVC, encoded by the exons ATGGAGGTTGCTCTCGAGCTGCAACGAGAAACCCTAG GTGATGATCAAGAGCAAAGCTCACATGAGGGAACCTCTTTTACCAAGCTGCTGCTACAACTTCCTAGGCTCAAACATTATAAGTGGTGGCTTCGTGTGGCCACCTATACTCTCTTTCTTCTTGCCGGCCAATCTACAGCCACTCTCTTGGGAAGATTATACTATGATGAAGGTGGGAATAGCAAATGGATGGCAACATTTGTTCAATCAGCAGGCTTCCCAATTTTAGTTCCCCTCCTATTTTTGTTCTCACCATCCATAGCATCCACCTCAACCACTTCCTCAACCATTTCCTCTGCCACTGCCACACCACCACCTCTTTCGAGGCTCACTTTACTCTACCTCGCCTTCGGCCTCCTATTGGCAGGTGATAACATGATGTATTCATATGGACTCTTATACCTCCCTGTCTCTACTTATTCACTTCTATGCGCAACCCAATTGGCCTTTAATGCGatcttctctttcttcctcaatTCACAAAAGTTCACACCTTTTATTTTCAACTCTCTAGTCCTTGTTACCATGTCAGCATCCCTTCTTGCAGTCAATGCTGACTCTGAAAACACTGATGCTGGAGTCCCTAAAGGAAAGTATGTAATTGGATTCCTTTGCACTCTCGGTGCATCTGCAACATTCTCATTATACCTCTCCCTAGTGCAGCTGTCTTTCCAGAGGGTAATAAAAAGGGAGACCTTCTCTGCTGTCCTGAATATGCAAATATACCCGTCGCTAGTCGcgacatgtgtgtgtgtggtaggACTTTTTGCAAGCGGAGACTGGAAAGTCTTGGGGACAGAGATGAAGGAATATGGAAAAGGAAGGGTATCCTACTTGATGACTCTGATTTGGACGGCTGTGACATGGCAAATTTCTTCAGTGGGGATGTTGGGGTTGATCGTTGAGGTATCATCTCTCTTCTCCAATGTCATTGGTACATTGGCTTTGCCTGTTGTTCCAATTCTTGCAGTAATATTTTTCCACGACAAGTTGGATGGGATGAAGGTGATGGCCCTGCTGTTAGCCATCTGGGGCTTTCTTTCTTACATCTATCAACATTACCTCGATGACTCAAAATCCAAAGCAAATAAAACCGCCAATGGTGAGCCTTCCGGGGCTGTCATAGAGGTCTGTTAA
- the LOC121237050 gene encoding dynamin-related protein 1E-like, protein MGGTMDSLISLVNRIQRACTVLGDYGAADTALPTLWEALPSVVVVGGQSSGKSSALESIVGRDFLPRGSGIVTRRPLVLQLQKTDQGLQDYAEFLHMPKKRFTDFSMVRKEIQDETDRLTGKSKQISPVPIHLSIYSQNVVNLTLIDLPGLTKVAVEGQPESVVRDIENMVRSYVEKPNCIILAITPANQDIATSDAIKLAREVDPTGERTFGVLTKLDLMDKGTNALEVLEGRAYRLQHPWVGIVNRSQSDINKNVDMIAARRREHEFFARSTDYAHLSSKMGSAYLAKILSEYLESVIKARIPGISSSINRSIDELEAELNHLGRPVAIDAGAQLYAILELCRIFDRIFKEHLDGGRPGGDRIYGVFEHQLPAALRKLPFDHHLSLKNIRKMVSEADGYQPHLIAPEQAYRRLIESALNYFRGPAEASVDAVHVILKEIVRRSIGETQELKQFPSLQAEIAGAATEALERFREDSKKTTLRLVEMESSYMTVDFFRRLPQEVEKGGNPAASSAERYTEGHFRRIGSNVSSYVQMVSETLKNTIPKAVVHCQVREAKRSLLDHFYTQLGKKEGKQLAELLAEEPALMERRQQCAKRLQLYKSARDEIDTVALSR, encoded by the exons ATGGGCGGCACTATGGATAGCTTGATTTCTCTCGTGAACCGGATTCAGAGGGCGTGTACTGTCCTCGGTGACTATGGTGCTGCTGACACTGCTCTGCCTACTCTCTGGGAAGCCCTTCCTTCTGTCGTCGTCGTCGGTGGCCAG AGTTCGGGAAAGTCGTCGGCGTTGGAGAGCATTGTCGGGCGTGATTTTCTTCCAAGGGGATCAg GGATTGTGACGAGGAGGCCTTTAGTGTTGCAGCTGCAGAAAACGGACCAGGGTCTACAAGACTACGCAGAGTTCCTTCACATGCCAAAAAAACGATTTACTGATTTTT CTATGGTTCGAAAGGAAATTCAGGATGAGACCGATAGATTGACTGGGAAGTCGAAACAGATTTCTCCTGTTCCTATTCATCTCAGTATCTACTCCCAAAATG TTGTCAACTTAACATTGATAGATTTGCCTGGTTTAACAAAGGTTGCTGTAG AGGGACAGCCAGAGAGTGTTGTTCGGGATATTGAAAACATGGTTCGCTCATATGTTGAGAAG CCAAATTGCATTATTCTGGCCATAACTCCAGCCAATCAAGATATAGCAACCTCTGATGCCATCAAGCTTGCAAGGGAAGTTGATCCAACAG gtgAAAGGACATTTGGTGTGTTGACAAAGCTTGATTTGATGGATAAAGGAACAAATGCTTTGGAA GTTCTTGAAGGAAGAGCTTATCGGCTTCAACACCCTTGGGTTGGAATTGTAAACCGTTCACAGTCTGATATAAACAAAAATGTTGACATGATTGCTGCCCGGCGGAGGGAGCATGAGTTCTTTGCTAGGAGTACTGATTATGCACACTTATCCAGCAAAATGGGCTCTGCATATCTTGCAAAAATTCTTTCAGAG TATTTAGAATCTGTAATTAAAGCTCGCATACCAGGCATCTCATCGTCGATTAACAGAAGCATTGATGAACTTGAAGCGGAGTTAAACCATCTTGGTAGGCCGGTTGCCATTGATGCCGGG GCCCAGTTGTATGCTATCCTAGAGTTATGCCGTATATTTGATCGAATATTCAAGGAGCATTTAGATGGAGG GCGACCAGGTGGTGATCGGATTTATGGAGTTTTTGAACACCAGCTACCTGCTGCTTTGAGGAAGCTTCCATTTGACCACCACCTTTCACtgaaaaatataaggaaaatggTTTCAGAAGCAGATGGATACCAGCCTCATCTTATTGCACCTGAGCAAGCGTATCGACGCCTCATTGAGAGTGCACTTAATTACTTCAGAGGCCCAGCGGAAGCTTCTGTAGATGCC GTTCACGTCATATTGAAGGAAATTGTTAGAAGGTCAATTGGAGAAACCCAG GAGTTGAAGCAGTTTCCAAGCCTTCAAGCTGAAATAGCAGGAGCTGCCACTGAAGCATTGGAGAGATTCAGGGAAGACAGTAAGAAGACAACTTTGCGATTAGTGGAAATGGAATCTTCATACATGACTGTGGATTTCTTCAGGAGACTTCCTCAGGAAGTGGAGAAGGGAGGAAACCCTGCTGCCTCCTCTGCAGAACGATATACTGAAGGCCACTTCCGCAGGATAGGATCAAATGTTTCCTCTTATGTTCAGATGGTGTCAGAGACACTGAAGAATACCATTCCAAAGGCTGTGGTTCATTGTCAAGTGAGGGAAGCCAAGCGGTCTTTACTCGATCATTTTTATACTCAACTGGGCAAAAAGGAG GGCAAGCAACTCGCAGAACTGTTAGCCGAAGAACCTGCATTGATGGAAAGGAGGCAGCAATGTGCAAAGAGGCTCCAGTTATACAAATCTGCAAGGGATGAGATTGATACAGTAGCATTGTCCAGATGA
- the LOC121237051 gene encoding haloacid dehalogenase-like hydrolase domain-containing protein Sgpp, whose translation MRSTTPCGEKSVESSRSSLAALAPLQAVLFDVDGTLCDSDPLHYHAFREMLQEIGFNGGVPITEEFYMENISGKHNDDIAVLLFPDDVQRGLKSTDDKETIFRRLAEEQLKAVNGLYKVKKWIEDRGLKRAAVTNAPKPNAELMISKLGLSDFFDAVILGSDCDHAKPYPDPYLKALEVLHVTKDHTFVFEDSVSGIKAGVAAGMPVVGIATRNPEHSLIEARPAFLVKDYDDPKLWAALEELDKK comes from the exons ATGAGGTCGACAACCCCATGTGGTGAAAAGTCTGTGGAGAG CAGCAGAAGTTCTCTTGCTGCACTTGCCCCTCTTCAAGCAGTACTATTTGATGTGGATGGAACTTTATGTGATTCAGATCCACTCCATTACCATGCCTTCCGTGAAATGCTTCAAGAG ATTGGTTTTAATGGAGGAGTTCCAATTACTGAGGAATTCTACATGGAGAATATTTCTGGCAAGCATAATGATGACATTGCTGTGTTACTCTTCCCTGATGATGTTCAACGGGGCTTGAAGTCCACGGACGATAAGGAAACCATTTTTCGGAG ATTGGCCGAAGAACAATTGAAAGCTGTGAATGGCCTATATAAAGTGAAAAAATGGATTGAGGATCGAGGCTTGAAACGAGCAGCAGTTACCAATGCACCAAAACCAAATGCCGAGCTCATGATATCAAAGCTCGGGCTGTCAGATTTTTTCGATGCTGTCATTCTCGGGAGTGACTGTGACCATGCCAAGCCATATCCAGATCCCTACTTGAAGGCCCTTGAAGTACTCCATGTAACAAAGGATCACACTTTTGTATTTGAG GACTCTGTTTCAGGAATTAAAGCAGGAGTGGCAGCTGGGATGCCGGTTGTTGGTATAGCTACCAGAAACCCTGAACACTCTCTGATTGAAGCAAGGCCTGCCTTCCTTGTAAAGGATTATGATGACCCAAAATTGTGGGCAGCGTTAGAAGAGCTCGATAAGAAATGA